A stretch of Dyella sp. BiH032 DNA encodes these proteins:
- a CDS encoding alpha/beta hydrolase, translating into MKKLFAGLAMAAAMVAGQSAFAQTAMPMQMPDKAYIVLVHGAFADGSSWNDVARILRKDGYFVIAAANPLRGVKSDGQYVASLVGALKGPVVLVGHSYGGSVITEAANGRPNVKALVYVSAFSPDTGETVAGLAGKFPGSTLGQALAPAVTLPDGSKDLYILQDKFRAQFAADVPAPQAALMAVTQRPVTEAALNEPSGEAAWKTLPSWHIYGSADKNIPPEAMAFMAMRAHARDVVVVKGASHVVMVSHPDAVARLIEEAAKATQASQSAQ; encoded by the coding sequence ATGAAGAAGCTTTTCGCAGGCCTGGCCATGGCCGCGGCCATGGTTGCCGGCCAGAGTGCGTTCGCGCAGACGGCGATGCCGATGCAGATGCCCGACAAGGCGTACATCGTGCTCGTGCACGGCGCGTTTGCCGATGGGTCGAGCTGGAACGACGTGGCCAGGATCCTGCGCAAGGACGGCTATTTCGTGATCGCCGCGGCCAATCCGCTGCGCGGCGTGAAGAGCGACGGCCAGTACGTCGCCAGCCTGGTCGGCGCGCTGAAGGGGCCGGTGGTGCTGGTCGGCCACTCCTACGGCGGCAGCGTCATCACGGAGGCGGCCAATGGCCGTCCGAACGTCAAGGCGCTGGTGTACGTCAGCGCGTTCTCGCCCGATACTGGCGAGACCGTCGCCGGACTGGCCGGCAAGTTCCCCGGCAGCACGCTGGGCCAGGCCTTGGCTCCCGCGGTGACGCTGCCGGACGGCAGCAAGGACCTCTACATCCTGCAGGACAAGTTCCGCGCGCAGTTCGCCGCCGACGTGCCCGCGCCGCAGGCGGCGCTGATGGCCGTGACGCAGCGACCGGTGACGGAGGCCGCGCTCAACGAGCCGAGCGGCGAGGCGGCATGGAAGACCCTGCCGTCCTGGCACATCTACGGCAGCGCGGACAAGAACATCCCGCCGGAAGCGATGGCCTTCATGGCCATGCGCGCGCACGCCAGGGACGTCGTGGTGGTCAAGGGCGCGTCGCACGTAGTGATGGTGTCGCATCCCGACGCTGTCGCGCGGCTGATCGAGGAAGCGGCCAAGGCAACGCAGGCCAGCCAGTCCGCCCAGTGA
- a CDS encoding glycoside hydrolase family 76 protein, producing the protein MNLQAVRTRIRAMLVAAGLTALVAIVPSMAAESAYPASPIADGSTAVARARVAADVLMSSYEPDKAWFPGSWWNSAVALQTIGDYMQRTGDRRYLAQLDNTFEKDKGVFPAGVLSGDPLLGNFTSRAIDDSAWWGLTWLQAYDLTRNPKYLDMAATIAEYVYGYWDTSTCGGGVWWNAERTYKNAVTNGLWIRLTAELHNRIPGDSVWLARSRTAWNWFQRSGMINANGLVNDGLTDACTNNGQNVWTYNQGLAIGAGLELWRATRDPNILANVRRLADAAIGPNALVTNGVLTETCDALTQTCDDNAKQFKGIFMRYWMDLVDTIRDRGYAAFLARQAGSVWDDDRDAAGRLGTRWSGATSVDHPNVFDWRTQASALSALVGNVPALTPQVSLAATMSPAQPVIMPSASGTTAIAVDLGVSATGYFPLQVLASVAPPAGWSASPQATLLRLQPSGNAVPVSGVVPLKITVPSAAADGHHLVTANVYAAGLYFTTQADVLVAHKIDFDTGTVDENPWLFDPDGSQSNGVQNRFADGNAHFTYRFPLPADTTAAQLTLTIDAEFVVQVSNDNEHWTTVLKEDRPITDGSNKADRSINLTPFLGAAANDSRPVYVKVSDAFPNDGWGGRVYHVAANIVE; encoded by the coding sequence ATGAATCTCCAAGCAGTACGCACACGCATCCGGGCCATGCTGGTCGCGGCCGGCCTCACGGCCCTCGTGGCCATCGTTCCCTCGATGGCGGCCGAATCCGCCTATCCCGCCAGCCCTATCGCCGACGGCTCGACGGCGGTTGCCCGCGCCCGAGTCGCGGCGGACGTCCTGATGAGTTCCTACGAGCCCGACAAGGCCTGGTTTCCAGGCAGCTGGTGGAACTCGGCCGTGGCCTTGCAGACCATCGGCGACTACATGCAGCGCACCGGCGACCGCCGCTATCTCGCGCAGCTGGACAACACCTTCGAGAAGGACAAGGGCGTGTTCCCGGCCGGCGTGCTGTCGGGCGACCCCCTGCTCGGCAACTTCACCAGCCGCGCCATCGACGACTCCGCATGGTGGGGGCTGACCTGGCTACAGGCCTACGACCTCACCCGCAATCCGAAGTACCTGGACATGGCGGCCACCATCGCCGAGTACGTGTATGGCTACTGGGACACCAGCACTTGCGGCGGCGGCGTCTGGTGGAATGCCGAACGCACTTACAAGAACGCGGTCACCAACGGGCTGTGGATCCGCCTCACCGCCGAGCTGCACAACCGGATACCCGGCGACAGCGTGTGGCTGGCCCGCTCGCGCACGGCATGGAACTGGTTCCAGCGCAGCGGCATGATCAATGCGAACGGCCTGGTCAACGATGGACTCACCGACGCCTGCACCAACAACGGGCAGAACGTGTGGACCTATAACCAGGGCCTGGCGATCGGCGCCGGCCTGGAACTGTGGCGCGCCACCCGCGACCCGAACATTCTGGCCAACGTGCGGCGCCTCGCCGACGCGGCGATCGGCCCCAATGCGCTGGTGACGAACGGCGTTCTCACCGAAACCTGCGATGCCCTCACCCAGACCTGCGACGACAACGCCAAGCAGTTCAAGGGCATCTTCATGCGCTACTGGATGGACCTGGTGGATACCATCCGCGATCGCGGCTATGCGGCCTTCCTCGCCCGGCAAGCCGGCAGCGTCTGGGACGACGATCGCGATGCCGCCGGCCGGCTCGGCACGCGCTGGTCCGGCGCCACCAGCGTCGATCATCCCAACGTGTTCGACTGGCGCACCCAGGCCAGCGCGCTCAGCGCCCTGGTCGGCAACGTGCCGGCCCTGACGCCGCAGGTATCGCTGGCCGCGACGATGTCGCCGGCGCAGCCGGTGATCATGCCGTCCGCCTCCGGCACGACGGCCATCGCAGTCGACCTCGGCGTATCGGCGACGGGGTACTTCCCGCTGCAAGTCCTCGCTTCCGTCGCGCCTCCCGCTGGCTGGAGCGCTTCGCCGCAAGCCACGCTGCTGCGCCTGCAGCCGAGCGGCAACGCCGTGCCGGTCAGCGGTGTCGTTCCGCTGAAGATCACGGTGCCGAGCGCCGCCGCCGATGGGCATCACCTGGTCACAGCGAACGTGTACGCCGCAGGCCTGTACTTCACCACGCAAGCCGACGTGCTCGTTGCGCACAAGATCGATTTCGACACCGGCACCGTCGACGAGAACCCCTGGCTGTTCGATCCGGACGGCTCGCAGAGCAACGGCGTGCAGAACCGCTTTGCCGACGGCAACGCGCACTTCACCTATCGGTTCCCCTTGCCGGCCGACACCACGGCAGCCCAGCTCACGCTGACCATCGACGCGGAGTTCGTGGTGCAGGTCAGCAACGACAATGAGCACTGGACGACCGTGCTGAAAGAAGACCGTCCCATCACCGACGGTTCGAACAAGGCCGACCGCAGCATCAACCTGACGCCCTTCCTCGGCGCCGCCGCCAACGATTCCAGGCCGGTCTACGTGAAGGTCTCCGATGCCTTCCCCAATGACGGCTGGGGCGGGCGCGTCTATCACGTCGCGGCGAACATCGTCGAATAG
- a CDS encoding cytochrome P460 family protein, whose protein sequence is MKSIHLYAAGLTLVALTLTVAAVAMTDTGSSEPSPVYGVRIPHGYRQWQLIAPAVEAAPLNEIRAVLGNEVAIKAYRDGAQPFPDGTVLAKLAWKHVPSPDFAPASIPGAPTTVQFMVKDSKKYAATGGWGFGRFIDGKPADEAQHRTCFACHQALAKGHDYVFTRYAP, encoded by the coding sequence ATGAAATCGATCCATCTTTATGCCGCCGGCCTGACGCTCGTCGCGCTGACGCTGACAGTAGCCGCCGTCGCCATGACGGATACCGGCAGCAGCGAGCCTTCGCCGGTCTATGGCGTCCGGATTCCGCATGGCTACCGCCAATGGCAGCTGATCGCCCCAGCCGTGGAAGCCGCGCCGCTCAACGAGATCCGCGCCGTGCTCGGCAACGAGGTGGCCATCAAGGCGTATCGCGACGGCGCGCAGCCCTTCCCGGACGGCACGGTGCTGGCGAAGCTGGCATGGAAGCACGTGCCGTCGCCGGACTTCGCGCCGGCCTCCATCCCCGGCGCACCGACCACCGTGCAGTTCATGGTCAAGGATTCGAAGAAATACGCCGCCACCGGCGGCTGGGGTTTCGGCCGCTTCATCGACGGCAAGCCGGCCGACGAGGCGCAACACCGCACCTGCTTCGCCTGCCACCAGGCCCTGGCGAAAGGCCACGACTACGTGTTCACCCGCTACGCGCCCTAG
- a CDS encoding alpha/beta hydrolase, whose protein sequence is MSHDAHTRYRHLLGAAILVAAITQSGTIGATDAQAGQGPATQATEARDPLRPSKHVKAGVLDVAYAELGPVNGPAVILLHGWPYDIHSYDVVAPALAAKGYRVLVPYARGYGATRFLSADTPRNAEPAALAQDVVDFMDALGIQRATLAGYDWGARSADIVAALWPQRVRALVSVSGYLIGSQAAGLQPLPPKAEYQWWYQFYFATDRGRAGYQQYTHDFAKLIWQLASPQWHFDDATFARSAAALDNPDQVAIAIHNYRWRLGLAEGEPRYAALEQKLATFPPIAVPTITMEGDANGAPHPTAESYRSHFTGKYDYRLITGGIGHNLPQEAPQAFTQAVIDADGM, encoded by the coding sequence ATGTCCCATGACGCACATACTCGCTATCGCCACCTGCTGGGCGCGGCCATCCTCGTGGCGGCCATCACGCAGTCGGGCACGATCGGCGCCACCGACGCGCAAGCCGGGCAGGGGCCGGCAACGCAAGCCACGGAAGCGCGCGATCCGCTCCGGCCGTCGAAACACGTCAAGGCCGGCGTGCTGGACGTGGCCTATGCGGAGCTCGGCCCGGTCAACGGCCCCGCCGTCATCCTGCTGCATGGCTGGCCGTACGACATCCACAGCTACGACGTGGTGGCACCCGCGCTCGCGGCGAAGGGCTATCGGGTCTTGGTGCCCTATGCGCGCGGCTACGGCGCGACGCGCTTCCTTTCCGCCGATACGCCGCGCAATGCCGAACCCGCGGCGCTGGCGCAGGACGTCGTCGACTTCATGGACGCGCTCGGGATCCAGCGTGCCACGCTCGCCGGCTACGACTGGGGCGCGCGCTCGGCGGATATCGTCGCGGCCCTGTGGCCGCAGCGGGTGAGGGCGTTGGTGTCCGTCAGCGGCTACCTGATCGGCAGCCAGGCCGCCGGCCTGCAGCCGCTGCCGCCGAAGGCGGAGTATCAGTGGTGGTACCAGTTCTACTTCGCCACCGATCGCGGCCGCGCGGGCTACCAGCAGTACACCCACGACTTCGCGAAACTGATCTGGCAGCTCGCCTCGCCGCAATGGCACTTCGACGACGCGACCTTCGCGCGCAGCGCCGCCGCGCTGGACAACCCCGACCAGGTCGCCATCGCGATCCACAACTACCGCTGGCGTCTGGGTCTGGCGGAGGGTGAGCCGCGGTATGCCGCGCTGGAGCAGAAGCTGGCGACGTTCCCGCCGATCGCCGTGCCGACCATCACCATGGAAGGCGATGCCAACGGTGCCCCGCATCCGACCGCCGAGTCCTACCGCAGCCATTTCACCGGCAAGTACGACTACCGCCTGATCACGGGCGGCATCGGCCACAACCTGCCGCAGGAAGCGCCGCAGGCCTTCACCCAGGCGGTGATCGACGCCGACGGCATGTGA